From a single Nicotiana tabacum cultivar K326 chromosome 8, ASM71507v2, whole genome shotgun sequence genomic region:
- the LOC107782946 gene encoding flavin-containing monooxygenase FMO GS-OX-like 4, whose product MILRSVISSNQSYSRTLTNMTLLSPTPSHFHMPQNSPKNKNVAVIGAGSAGLVTARELHREGHSVVVFERENQLGGTWVYTPATESDPIGIDPNREIAHSSLYLSLRVNLPRKVMGYRDYPFVAKKKPNRDPRRYPGHKEVLDYLKDFAVDFGLIGLVRFGMEVGHVGLLENGKWKVSSKKRENDVVFVHEEYDAVVICNGHYTEPRTADIPGLEVWPGKQIHSHNYRVPDPFRDQVVVLIGSAASATDISREIAEVAKEVHISSRSATSGVPLKLPGYDNVWQHSMIESVGIDGGVNFRDGSKVLADIILHCTGYKYHFPFLETNGIVTVDDNRVGPLYKHIFPPAFAPSLSFVGLPWKVIPFPLCELQSKWIAGILSGRISLPSKEDMNADIEAFYSSMEASCIPKRYTHNMDDYQFDYDDWLAAECGSPLSEEWRKQMYFISRKNKKTQPETYRDQWDDDDLIIQAHEDFVKYIPELAQAQKLPR is encoded by the exons ATGATTCTTCGAAGTGTCATCTCTTCTAACCAATCTTATTCTCGCACACTAACAAACATGACACTTCTATCCCCAACTCCATCCCATTTTCATATGCCTCAAAATTCCCCCAAAAACAAAAACGTCGCTGTTATCGGTGCAGGTTCCGCGGGCCTCGTTACAGCTCGAGAACTCCATCGAGAAGGTCACAGTGTCGTTGTATTTGAACGAGAAAATCAATTAGGTGGCACATGGGTTTACACGCCCGCCACAGAATCCGACCCGATTGGGATCGACCCGAACCGGGAAATCGCTCACTCAAGTCTCTATTTATCACTTCGTGTTAACCTTCCTCGGAAAGTAATGGGTTATCGGGATTACCCGTTTGTGGCGAAGAAAAAGCCTAATAGAGACCCGAGGAGGTATCCGGGTCATAAAGAAGTGTTGGATTATTTGAAGGATTTTGCGGTTGATTTTGGGCTTATTGGACTTGTGAGGTTTGGGATGGAAGTGGGCCATGTGGGATTATTGGAGAATGGAAAATGGAAGGTTAGTTCTAAAAAGAGAGAGAATGATGTTGTGTTTGTTCATGAGGAGTATGATGCTGTAGTTATATGCAATGGACATTATACTGAACCAAGAACTGCTGATATTCCTG GACTCGAAGTCTGGCCCGGAAAGCAAATTCACAGCCACAATTACCGTGTTCCTGATCCTTTTCGAGACCAA GTTGTTGTGCTGATAGGGAGTGCTGCAAGTGCTACTGATATCTCCAGAGAAATCGCTGAAGTTGCTAAAGAGGTCCACATTTCTTCTAGATCAGCTACAAGTGGAGTTCCGCTGAAGCTGCCTGGCTATGATAATGTTTGGCAACATTCTATG ATTGAATCTGTTGGTATCGATGGTGGCGTGAATTTTCGAGACGGGTCCAAAGTCCTTGCCGACATCATCCTACACTGCACAGG GTACAAGTATCATTTTCCTTTCCTTGAAACTAATGGGATAGTAACTGTGGATGATAACCGGGTTGGGCCACTTTACAAACACATTTTTCCACCAGCCTTTGCTCCAAGTCTTTCATTTGTTGGGCTGCCTTGGAAG GTTATACCATTCCCCTTGTGTGAATTGCAAAGCAAGTGGATCGCTGGCATTTTATCTGGTCGCATTTCTCTCCCATCAAAGGAAGATATGAATGCTGATATTGAAGCTTTTTACTCATCCATGGAAGCCTCTTGCATTCCAAAGCggtacactcacaatatggatgATTATCAG TTTGACTATGATGATTGGTTGGCTGCTGAGTGTGGATCTCCACTCTCTGAAGAATGGAGAAAGCAAATGTATTTTATctcaagaaagaataaaaagacTCAGCCTGAGACATATCGTGATCAGTGGGATGATGATGACTTGATAATTCAAGCTCATGAagactttgtaaaatatattCCTGAACTAGCTCAAGCACAGAAGCTCCCCAGATGA